One genomic region from Rosa rugosa chromosome 1, drRosRugo1.1, whole genome shotgun sequence encodes:
- the LOC133720024 gene encoding probable disease resistance protein At5g66900, with amino-acid sequence MDLVAGGAMGVPFNALYDVIKEVVVKTKMFKPLLKDLDSTVDSLKPLIDEMEKCNKVLDHPENELKGFKVQMQKGAVLIPKCSKVRWWNICKKYKYTNQLLGLNSSLRSLFDILNVQAARDGKKTLVEVGHIGTVVQHTHTTILEVAENVQQNLVATNDIETVVHRTDVTSLQVARDVRNIDTVVQRTDVTSLQVARGVRNIETVVQRISDNVEKIDEVRGSGAVPVGASFTVGVDMPLRELKIKLLKDEKVTMLVLTAPGGCGKTTLAIKFCEDYEVKDKFKENIFFVTVSRKSDDRVVQELYHSRGYKISPLHSEVDVVKWLQQFRIEVGKNPVLFVLDDVWSESVSLLQKFDDFKLPNSKILVTSRFRFPRFGTQHILEPLNIEDAATLFKHSASLGDRSCYVPEDVPEDTMRKIIEHFKKSPLAITVVGRSLCGKPVESWLKRASTLKGASILYSEADLLDGLQSCLDALNEEDHKLKEIKECFLDLGSFPEDQRISAAALIDMWAELYKLEDFESIANLHELAARSLANLLITRNEKMEADGYYSEHFITQHDLLRQLAIYQPKLDANNKRRIIDKWGDNLSECLTGQKHQPIKARLLSISSDGVFSTNLDNIDLAEVEVLVLNFDTQNYALPEFVVKMDKLKVLIVTNHGFLPAELCNIQLLGSLSNLKRIRLERISISSITKNLIPLKSVKKISLFMCNIGQAFSNCSLQISDALPYLEEMNIDYCNDLVELPAALCALVNLKKLSITNSHKLSALPEEIGKLVNLEVLRLRSCTDLAKLPDSTRNLEKLNFLDIADCFSIRELPEDFGGMSSLKKINMRMCSRLQELPSSVVNLEQLQEVVCDEDTGDLWEPFLPRLKKLHIKPVKENVNLNWLHKLQ; translated from the exons ATGGACCTTGTTGCAGGGGGTGCTATGGGTGTACCATTTAATGCGCTCTATGACGTCATTAAGGAAGTGGTGGTCAAGACTAAGATGTTTAAGCCTCTCCTCAAAGATCTTGACTCAACGGTAGACTCTTTGAAACCACTGATCGATGAGATGGAAAAGTGCAATAAGGTGTTGGATCATCCAGAGAATGAACTTAAAGGATTTAAAGTACAAATGCAGAAGGGTGCAGTGCTCATTCCCAAGTGCTCCAAGGTTAGGTGGTGGAATATTTGCAAAAAGTATAAATACACCAACCAACTTCTTGGATTAAACAGCTCTCTTCGGAGTTTATTTGATATACTGAACGTGCAAGCAGCAAGAGATGGGAAGAAGACGCTGGTTGAAGTAGGACATATAGGGACGGTTGTCCAGCATACTCATACAACAATACTGGAAGTTGCAGAGAATGTGCAACAGAACTTGGTTGCGACAAATGATATAGAGACGGTGGTCCATCGGACTGATGTAACAAGCTTGCAAGTAGCAAGGGATGTGAGAAATATAGATACTGTGGTCCAGCGTACTGATGTAACAAGCTTGCAAGTAGCAAGGGGTGTGAGAAACATAGAGACAGTGGTACAGCGGATTTCTGACAATGTTGAGAAAATAGACGAGGTTCGAGGTTCGGGTGCAGTACCTGTAGGTGCATCATTTACAGTTGGAGTGGATATGCCTTTGAGGGAATTGAAGATTAAGCTTCTTAAGGATGAGAAAGTAACAATGCTTGTGCTCACTGCTCCAGGAGGATGTGGGAAAACCACTTTAGCAATAAAGTTTTGTGAAGATTACGAAGTCAAAG ACAAATTTAAGGAGAATATCTTCTTTGTCACTGTCTCAAGAAAGTCGGATGACCGTGTTGTACAAGAGCTTTATCACTCCAGGGGTTATAAAATTTCTCCTTTGCACAGCGAAGTTGATGTGGTTAAGTGGCTACAGCAATTCCGGATTGAAGTAGGAAAGAATCCTGTACTTTTTGTCTTGGATGATGTTTGGTCTGAATCGGTATCCCTTCTTCAGAAGTTTGATGATTTCAAATTGCCAAATTCCAAGATTTTGGTGACATCAAGATTTAGATTTCCAAGATTTGGTACTCAACATATTTTAGAACCGTTGAATATTGAAGATGCAGCAACTCTTTTCAAACATTCAGCATCCCTCGGAGATCGGAGCTGTTATGTTCCTGAAGATGTTCCTGAAGATACTATGAGAAAG ATAATAGAGCATTTCAAAAAATCTCCACTTGCCATTACAGTGGTTGGAAGATCTCTTTGTGGAAAACCTGTAGAATCCTGGCTGAAAAGAGCATCTACACTAAAAGGTGCTTCTATTCTTTATTCTGAGGCTGATTTGCTAGATGGCCTTCAGAGCTGTTTAGACGCCTTGAATGAAGAAGATCATAAGTTGAAGGAAATCAAGGAATGCTTCTTAGACCTGGGTTCATTTCCTGAAGACCAAAGGATCTCTGCTGCTGCTCTCATTGATATGTGGGCAGAACTATATAAGCTCGAAGATTTTGAGTCCATTGCGAACCTCCACGAGCTTGCTGCTCGAAGTCTGGCTAATCTTCTAATCACAAG GAACGAGAAGATGGAGGCAGATGGGTACTACAGTGAACACTTCATTACTCAGCATGATTTGCTTAGACAGTTGGCTATCTACCAGCCAAAGCTAGACGCAAATAATAAAAGACGGATCATAGACAAATGGGGAGACAATCTATCTGAGTGCTTGACAGGACAGAAGCATCAACCCATCAAGGCCCGCCTATTATCTATCTCTTCCG ATGGAGTGTTCTCGACAAATTTGGACAACATTGATCTGGCAGAGGTTGAAGTtctagttttgaattttgacACACAGAACTATGCTTTACCAGAATTTGTGGTCAAGATGGACAAACTGAAGGTTTTAATAGTCACAAATCATGGTTTTTTACCTGCTGAATTGTGCAACATTCAACTGCTGGGTTCTTTATCAAATCTGAAGAGAATCAGATTAGAGCGCATTTCAATTTCTTCCATAACCAAGAATCTCATACCGTTGAAGAGTGTAAAGAAGATATCTCTATTCATGTGCAACATTGGTCAAGCTTTCAGCAATTGTTCCCTTCAAATATCAGATGCATTGCCATATTTAGAGGAAATGAACATTGACTACTGCAATGATTTGGTGGAGTTGCCTGCCGCACTGTGTGCTCTGGTTAACCTAAAGAAGCTCAGTATAACCAACTCGCATAAGCTATCTGCCTTGCCTGAAGAGATTGGAAAGCTGGTCAATTTAGAAGTATTGAGGCTGAGGTCTTGTACAGACTTGGCAAAGTTGCCAGACTCGACTAGGAACCTAGAGAAGTTAAACTTTCTAGACATAGCTGATTGCTTCAGCATTCGGGAATTGCCTGAAGACTTTGGTGGAATGAGCAGTTTAAAAAAGATCAACATGAGAATGTGTTCAAGAttgcaagagctgccttcatcaGTTGTGAATCTTGAGCAGTTGCAGGAAGTGGTATGTGATGAAGACACAGGTGATTTATGGGAACCCTTCTTACCCCGTCTCAAAAAGCTCCATATAAAGCCGGTCAAAGAAAATGTCAACCTGAATTGGCTACATAAGCTTCAATAA
- the LOC133720015 gene encoding probable disease resistance protein At5g66900 gives MADLAAGGAMGVPFTILYEVIKEVVIKTSMFRPLLEELKSKIEALNPLIAQMDSWNKVLDRPEKELREFKVQMEKGPELITKCANLSKWKSYKKYKYSNQLLELQNSLQNLLFILQWQQARDVKETLVGVKNVETVVQRVDVSVAELKEEGMSVMKVTLDEVRNLGTMVRRIDKRGEVQNPLDCEVPEPPLVTVGLYVPLRELKMKLLKNDNVSMLVLTAPGGCGKTTLATKFCQDEEVKGIFKNNIFFVTVTKKSTFNLIVQGLHQRKSADIPMFQDEATAVKWLRKFLMEGQNPVLLVLDDVWSESKYILEKFDEVKMPNFKILVTSRSQFPEYGSVYHLKSLNDRDAMTLFRHSASLGDGQWNSLAREIVAPCKGYPLAIKVVGKSLRGKPIEFWRKRALAWSKGDSIIDSETEVLLRLQTSLDALDEKEAFIKECFLDLGSFPQDQRIPAAALIDMWAELYEDLDKDFLAITNVYELTTRSLADLVVTRKETVEDDDYYSEHFVTQHDLLRQLAVYQAKLDPSKKRLIIGNRGDNLPKCLTEQKHQPIKPRLLSISSDETFSTNLHNIQLADVEVLVLNFNTKSYALPEFVEKMVNLKVLIVTNHGFMPAELSNFHLLDSLPNLKRIRLERVSIPSITKHPIQLKSLKKISLFMCSIGEAFSNCSFQISNALPNLEELNIDYCNDLVKLPEELCNLVRLKKLSITNCHKLSALPQDIGKLVKVEVLRLRSCTDLVKLPCSVKDLERLDFLDISDCFSIVELPEDIGELSSLRKINMRQCSRLQELPLSILDLQKLEEVICDEETAGLWEPFSSGLCNGVVKEVKEEFSLDWLQKFQY, from the exons ATGGCGGACCTCGCTGCAGGTGGTGCTATGGGAGTGCCGTTTACTATACTGTATGAAGTGATTAAGGAAGTGGTGATCAAGACTTCGATGTTTAGACCTCTCCTTGAAGAGCTGAAGTCAAAGATAGAAGCTTTGAATCCACTGATTGCTCAGATGGACAGCTGGAATAAGGTGTTGGATCGTCCAGAGAAGGAACTTAGAGAATTTAAAGTACAAATGGAGAAGGGCCCTGAGCTTATTACCAAGTGCGCCAATCTTAGCAAGTGGAAAAGCTACAAAAAGTATAAATACAGCAACCAACTTCTTGAATTGCAGAACTCTCTTCAGAATCTGCTGTTTATACTGCAATGGCAACAAGCAAGGGATGTGAAGGAGACCTTGGTTGGAGTAAAGAATGTAGAGACGGTGGTGCAGCGAGTGGATGTGAGTGTTGCGGAATTAAAAGAAGAAGGGATGAGTGTCATGAAGGTGACCTTGGATGAGGTAAGAAATTTAGGGACGATGGTCCGGCGGATTGATAAGAGAGGTGAGGTACAGAACCCGTTAGATTGTGAAGTACCTGAACCTCCATTGGTTACAGTTGGATTGTATGTGCCTTTGAGGGAATTGAAGATGAAGCTTCTTAAGAATGATAATGTATCAATGCTTGTGCTAACTGCTCCTGGAGGCTGCGGGAAAACCACATTGGCCACAAAGTTTTGTCAGGATGAGGAAGTCAAAG GTATATTCAAGAACAATATCTTCTTCGTCACTGTTACAAAGAAGTCAACCTTCAACCTTATTGTACAAGGACTACATCAACGCAAGAGTGCCGACATACCTATGTTCCAAGATGAAGCCACTGCTGTTAAGTGGCTGCGTAAATTTCTAATGGAAGGACAGAACCCTGTACTGTTGGTCCTGGATGATGTTTGGTCTGAATCAAAATATATTCTTGAAAAATTTGATGAAGTGAAAATGCCAAATTTCAAGATTCTGGTGACATCAAGATCACAGTTTCCAGAATATGGCTCAGTTTATCATCTAAAGTCATTGAATGATAGAGATGCAATGACTCTTTTCCGCCATTCAGCATCCCTGGGAGATGGTCAATGGAATAGTCTTGCTAGAGAG ATAGTAGCGCCTTGTAAGGGATATCCACTTGCAATTAAAGTGGTTGGAAAATCACTTCGCGGAAAACCGATTGAGTTCTGGCGTAAAAGAGCATTGGCATGGTCTAAAGGTGATTCTATTATTGATTCCGAGACTGAAGTGCTTCTTCGCCTTCAAACCAGCTTAGATGCTTTGGATGAAAAAGAAGCTTTCATCAAAGAATGTTTTTTAGACCTTGGTTCATTTCCCCAAGACCAAAGAATTCCAGCAGCTGCTCTGATTGATATGTGGGCAGAGTTATATGAAGATCTCGATAAAGATTTTCTGGCCATTACAAACGTGTATGAGCTTACCACCCGAAGTTTGGCTGATCTTGTAGTCACAAG GAAGGAGACAGTGGAGGATGATGACTACTACAGTGAACACTTTGTCACCCAACATGATTTGCTCAGACAGCTCGCTGTCTACCAAGCGAAACTAGACCCAAGTAAAAAACGACTGATCATAGGCAACCGTGGAGACAATCTACCTAAGTGCTTGACTGAACAGAAGCATCAACCAATTAAACCTCGCCTGTTATCCATCTCCTCTG ATGAAACGTTCTCGACAAACTTACACAACATTCAACTAGCTGATGTTGAGGTTCTAGTTTTGAATTTCAACACAAAGAGTTATGCTTTACCTGAATTTGTGGAGAAAATGGTTAATCTGAAGGTTTTAATAGTCACAAATCATGGTTTCATGCCTGCTGAATTGAGTAATTTTCACCTACTGGACTCTTTACCAAATCTGAAGAGAATCAGACTAGAGCGTGTTTCAATTCCTTCTATAACCAAGCATCCCATACAGTTGAAGAGTTTAAAGAAGATCTCTTTATTCATGTGCAGTATTGGTGAAGCTTTCAGCAATTGCTCCTTCCAAATTTCAAATGCATTGCCAAATTTAGAGGAACTGAATATTGACTAttgcaatgatttggtgaaatTGCCTGAGGAGCTCTGCAATCTGGTTCGCCTAAAGAAGCTGAGTATCACCAACTGTCATAAGCTATCTGCCTTGCCTCAAGATATTGGGAAACTGGTGAAGGTAGAAGTTTTGCGGCTAAGGTCTTGTACAGACTTGGTAAAACTCCCATGCTCAGTTAAAGACCTTGAAAGATTAGATTTTCTTGACATATCTGATTGCTTCAGCATTGTGGAGTTGCCTGAAGACATTGGTGAGCTGAGCAGTTTAAGAAAGATCAACATGAGACAGTGCTCAAGATTGCAAGAGCTCCCCTTATCAATTCTGGATCTTCAGAAACTAGAGGAAGTGATATGCGATGAAGAGACAGCAGGGCTGTGGGAACCCTTCTCATCCGGACTTTGCAACGGAGTAGTAAAGGAAGTCAAAGAAGAATTCAGCCTAGATTGGCTCCAAAAGTTTCAATATTGA
- the LOC133720032 gene encoding probable disease resistance protein At5g66900 gives MVGGGDVFGGAAGGLLFNVLYDVLKELISKSMIYRPLLQNILSALDSYGPLIKQIEASNEELGLPQEEVANFKAHMENGIEIVRKCSKVRKWNIYKKYKYANKLLGWESALVRQLNLLKAQGVRDGKKTLVSVKTIERVVTGIETSSIFLEAEVEHIAATSRHMEKALSGVEMISEDIVEGMYRIEDRVETSSSIVEAGLKRIEDQLETRNGAKVGAWGVVPELAQFTVGLDEPLKELKMKLLKEDGVSMLVVTAPGGCGKTTLATKFCQDEQVKDKFKNNIFFVTVSNTPNLSLIVQELYQRKGSQVPTFQNEITAVKWLQTFLKEEGQNPLLLVLDDVWSGSESLLDKFQFEMPDYKILVTSRSEFPRFGSSYHLRSLDYDNAMKLFHHSASLGDKSSHIPEYLSSRIVKGCKGFPLAITVAGGSLCGQRIEIWQQILIEWSKGSSILDSETTLLLRLQSSLVVSDSDKEMAIIRKCFLDLASFPEDQRIPVTALIDMWTESYDQLDEDILCVAYLQRLTNRSLANLVVTRKDQSLGDGYYSEHFVTQHDLLRELAIYETKQLDPGHRERLIINISGDNFPKWWSEKKHESLKARLLSISTDGNFSSKWHHMELPYAEVLVLNFQTKNYALPKFVDTARKLKVLVVTNYGFSPAELSNIPLLGSLSHLKRIRLERVSIPSMSKNPIQLVGLKKISLFMCTIGKAFSDGSIQISYAFPSLEEISIDYCNDLVEMPADVCDLSHLRNLSITNSHKLLALPEEIGKLEKLELLRLRSCTDLAQLPGSSRNLKKLIFLDISYCFSIKVLPGDIGEMSSLRKLNMRECSRLQEVPVSVLDLEHLEEVICDDETRNLWEPFLPLGNTRIVVEKETVNLNWLHKLQS, from the exons ATGGTTGGTGGAGGTGATGTTTTTGGTGGGGCCGCTGGAGGATTGCTGTTCAATGTTCTCTATGATGTGCTTAAAGAGCTCATCAGCAAGTCTATGATATATAGACCTCTCCTCCAAAACATTCTATCTGCGCTAGACTCATATGGACCACTGATCAAGCAGATAGAAGCAAGCAATGAGGAACTGGGTCTTCCACAGGAGGAAGTAGCAAATTTCAAAGCACATATGGAGAATGGCATAGAGATAGTCCGGAAGTGCTCTAAGGTTCGCAAGTGGAACATCTATAAGAAGTACAAGTACGCCAACAAACTTCTTGGATGGGAAAGTGCTCTTGTAAGACAGTTGAATCTACTGAAGGCGCAAGGAGTAAGAGATGGGAAGAAGACCTTGGTTTCGGTAAAGACAATAGAGAGGGTGGTCACTGGGATTGAAACGAGTAGTATCTTTTTAGAGGCAGAGGTTGAGCATATTGCAGCAACCAGTAGGCATATGGAGAAGGCGCTCAGCGGAGTTGAAATGATAAGTGAAGATATAGTGGAGGGGATGTACCGAATTGAAGACCGAGTTGAAACAAGCAGTAGCATTGTGGAGGCAGGGTTGAAGCGGATTGAAGACCAACTTGAGACACGAAATGGAGCTAAAGTTGGAGCTTGGGGTGTTGTGCCTGAACTTGCACAGTTTACGGTTGGATTGGATGAGCCTTTGAAGGAATTGAAGATGAAACTTCTCAAGGAGGATGGAGTCTCGATGCTAGTGGTCACTGCTCCCGGAGGATGTGGGAAAACTACATTGGCAACAAAGTTTTGTCAAGATGAGCAAGTCAAAG ATAAATTCAAGAATAATATCTTCTTTGTCACTGTGTCAAACACACCAAACCTGAGCCTTATTGTGCAAGAGCTATACCAACGCAAGGGTTCCCAGGTGCCTACTTTCCAAAATGAAATAACCGCAGTCAAGTGGCTGCAAACATTTCTGAAGGAAGAAGGACAAAACCCTTTACTATTAGTCTTGGATGATGTTTGGTCCGGATCAGAATCCCTACTAGACAAGTTTCAGTTTGAGATGCCAGATTACAAGATTTTGGTCACATCAAGATCTGAATTTCCGAGATTTGGTTCCTCATATCATTTGCGATCATTGGATTATGACAATGCCATGAAACTTTTTCATCATTCAGCATCTTTGGGAGATAAAAGCTCACATATTCCAGAATACCTCTCGAGTCGG ATAGTAAAGGGCTGTAAGGGATTTCCACTTGCAATTACGGTGGCAGGAGGATCACTTTGCGGACAAAGAATAGAGATCTGGCAACAAATACTAATTGAATGGTCCAAAGGGTCTTCTATTCTTGATTCTGAGACCACATTGCTTCTTCGCCTCCAAAGCAGCTTAGTTGTCTCGGACTCGGATAAAGAAATGGCTATCATCAGAAAGTGTTTCTTAGACCTTGCTTCATTTCCTGAAGACCAAAGAATCCCAGTTACTGCCCTCATTGATATGTGGACAGAGTCATATGATCAGCTAGATGAAGATATTTTGTGTGTTGCATACCTCCAGAGGCTGACTAACCGAAGTCTGGCTAATCTTGTAGTCACACG GAAGGACCAGAGCCTGGGGGATGGATACTACAGCGAACATTTTGTTACCCAGCATGATCTGCTTAGAGAGTTGGCTATCTATGAGACAAAACAACTAGACCCAGGACATAGAGAAAGACTGATTATAAACATATCTGGAGACAATTTTCCCAAGTGGTGGAGTGAAAAGAAGCATGAATCCTTGAAAGCTCGCTTATTATCCATCTCAACTG ATGGAAATTTCTCATCAAAATGGCACCACATGGAACTACCATATGCTGAGGTTCTAGTCTTGAATTTTCAGACAAAGAACTACGCCTTACCCAAATTTGTGGACACTGCGCGTAAATTGAAGGTACTTGTTGTCACAAATTATGGTTTCTCGCCTGCTGAACTAAGTAATATCCCACTACTGGGTTCGTTATCTCATCTAAAGAGAATTAGATTGGAGCGTGTCTCAATACCATCAATGTCCAAGAACCCCATACAATTGGTGGGTCTAAAAAAGATATCTCTATTCATGTGTACCATTGGGAAAGCTTTCAGTGACGGTTCCATCCAGATTTCGTACGCATTTCCAAGTCTAGAGGAAATTAGCATTGACTATTGCAATGACTTGGTGGAAATGCCTGCCGACGTCTGTGATCTTAGTCATCTACGGAATCTCAGTATCACCAACTCACATAAGCTTCTTGCCTTGCCTGAAGAAATTGGAAAACTGGAAAAGTTGGAACTGCTGAGACTAAGGTCATGTACAGACTTGGCACAGTTGCCAGGCTCGAGCAGGAACCTAAAGAAGTTGATCTTTCTTGACATTTCTTATTGCTTTAGCATCAAGGTGTTGCCTGGAGATATTGGTGAAATGAGCAGCTTAAGAAAGCTCAACATGAGAGAATGCTCAAGATTGCAAGAAGTGCCTGTGTCGGTTTTGGATCTTGAGCATTTGGAGGAAGTGATATGTGATGATGAGACAAGAAATTTATGGGAACCATTCTTACCTCTTGGAAACACAAGAATAGTGGTGGAAAAAGAAACTGTCAACCTAAATTGGCTCCATAAGCTTCAATCTTGA